The following proteins come from a genomic window of Leptospira bandrabouensis:
- a CDS encoding 6-hydroxymethylpterin diphosphokinase MptE-like protein: MEFQREITSLEDSFQSKGIHLFLVTGTYPNWPHLKEKIKNLPDVAGSLQSKWSLYISPSYERIFPELIKDCQSNFQSQFLLRDINKNTIQHFSKLWTHNYLKNRTRLFFNDTSIQWFQSFSGKNTSVLFLGASPGLEIDLPRIKKDRNHFLIFASDTAIGYLLPNGVIPDFIVSFDSGRGTTYHLLLDLPKQIPIITWLGGSSYIFELSNPKILVNTGHPLDQITQHLFLNHLGKPWPHYSNPSLNLLGMVLSITDSIEDRQFFVSGVSFLAERGKSHCKGTGYERFYLPDTNRKKSLEFTTKRLYSGDRKGKNQIAWDRLNQKQSLPGFQFLSEAKEISFPTIQDKIDPLQVFQGFPPSIADLAKWADQDHSGIIHKKTLNTWLRFSLS, translated from the coding sequence ATGGAGTTTCAAAGGGAAATCACCAGTTTAGAGGATAGTTTCCAATCAAAAGGAATCCATTTATTTTTGGTAACGGGAACCTACCCAAATTGGCCCCATTTAAAAGAGAAAATCAAAAATCTTCCCGATGTGGCCGGTTCTTTACAATCCAAATGGAGTTTGTACATCTCTCCTAGTTATGAAAGAATTTTTCCCGAACTAATCAAAGACTGCCAATCTAATTTTCAGTCACAGTTCTTGCTAAGAGACATCAACAAAAACACCATCCAACATTTTAGTAAACTATGGACGCATAACTACTTAAAAAACCGAACCAGACTTTTTTTCAACGATACAAGTATCCAATGGTTCCAATCCTTTTCAGGAAAGAATACTTCAGTTTTATTTCTGGGTGCAAGTCCCGGTTTAGAAATCGATTTACCTAGGATTAAAAAGGACAGAAATCATTTTCTTATTTTTGCCAGTGACACAGCCATCGGTTATCTTTTACCGAATGGGGTTATCCCCGATTTTATTGTGTCGTTTGATTCCGGTCGCGGAACAACTTATCATTTATTGTTAGATTTGCCAAAACAAATCCCCATTATTACCTGGTTAGGTGGATCTTCCTATATCTTTGAACTTAGCAATCCAAAAATTTTAGTGAATACTGGTCACCCTTTGGATCAAATTACCCAACATTTATTTCTTAATCATCTTGGCAAACCCTGGCCGCATTATTCCAATCCTAGTTTGAACTTACTGGGAATGGTTTTATCCATAACAGATTCAATAGAAGATAGGCAATTTTTTGTGAGTGGAGTCAGTTTCCTTGCAGAACGTGGTAAATCACATTGTAAAGGGACTGGGTATGAAAGGTTTTACCTTCCAGATACCAATAGGAAAAAAAGTTTAGAATTCACCACCAAACGTTTGTATTCTGGCGATAGAAAAGGCAAAAATCAAATTGCCTGGGACAGACTGAATCAAAAACAATCTTTACCTGGTTTTCAGTTTCTCTCCGAAGCCAAGGAAATTAGTTTTCCAACCATTCAGGACAAAATAGATCCATTACAAGTTTTTCAGGGATTTCCCCCATCGATAGCGGATTTGGCAAAGTGGGCCGACCAAGACCATTCCGGTATCATTCATAAAAAAACCCTCAACACTTGGTTGCGGTTTTCACTAAGTTAA
- a CDS encoding type 1 glutamine amidotransferase, which produces MRAVFIRFIDCEGPGILEPLLREAGYRISYQNAYDRRIHLMPEIHLNFDLIVMLGGPQSVADPKEQEFFKPYYDIVENVVALPNKKLIGICLGSQIIAKALGANVRPGTKGPETGFSELQILKPEHPIFSGIQKELVLAFHLHEDIFDIPVGAEHLLASDFYANQMFAYKNRIFAFQTHLEPTLEMLNVWQSVHKDFIAKGNGDFSEIANKQKVMAETAKTIFRNIIKL; this is translated from the coding sequence ATGAGAGCAGTATTCATAAGATTTATCGATTGTGAAGGGCCAGGGATTTTAGAACCCTTACTCCGCGAAGCGGGATATAGAATTAGTTATCAAAATGCTTACGATAGACGAATTCATTTGATGCCAGAAATTCATTTGAATTTTGACTTGATAGTGATGTTAGGTGGTCCTCAGTCAGTAGCTGATCCGAAAGAACAAGAGTTTTTTAAACCATATTATGATATTGTAGAGAATGTGGTTGCCTTGCCGAATAAAAAATTAATTGGAATTTGTTTGGGGTCTCAGATCATTGCTAAGGCGTTAGGTGCCAACGTTCGTCCTGGAACAAAAGGTCCAGAAACAGGTTTTTCTGAACTTCAGATTTTAAAACCTGAACATCCTATCTTTTCAGGAATTCAAAAAGAATTGGTTTTGGCATTTCACTTACACGAGGATATTTTTGATATCCCTGTTGGTGCAGAACATTTGCTTGCAAGTGATTTTTACGCAAACCAAATGTTTGCTTATAAAAACAGAATATTTGCTTTTCAAACACATTTGGAGCCAACTTTGGAGATGTTAAATGTATGGCAGTCCGTACATAAAGACTTTATCGCAAAAGGTAATGGTGATTTTTCTGAGATCGCAAATAAACAAAAGGTAATGGCAGAAACTGCTAAAACCATATTTCGAAATATTATAAAATTATAA
- a CDS encoding HDOD domain-containing protein: MNFQDIISQLETAKESRINFYFVTEEQNQEIYALLVHVMGYMDKLYLVEVIFTVLKELLMNANKANAKRDYFSRENLDIQNASDYAKGMSRFQENIIMKWNEQLSRLDGGNYYISLLMKVEGKSIHFAVENNAPITKEELARVNRRIEVAKNYNDLSDAFTDVSDSTESAGLGLVLIQLLLKNSGIGSEKFKIFTNDKITRATLSVPEVTTPVEIQTDLKTKLLNEIDGLPPLPHSLTKIIQLCNNPDSDLHMISQEIERNPALSADLLKLSNSAFFANRSQVSSILQAVKVVGLKNLRNLLYVSGVRKIMDGQYGKMMDVWDHSSRCSYYARYLATENNHTNKIADIIAVSALLHDIGKFLLLSVDRGFFKKIETYQRGVDSGNSTLLEEMAIGLSHPQLGALLAEKWEFPLDLRVAIEYHHKPFLAPAELRDLVEVIYMANMMADYHEQKKGFYAIDKILLAKFNLDNIDVFSAAVNKIELLFKKSNE; the protein is encoded by the coding sequence GTGAATTTTCAAGATATTATCTCTCAATTAGAAACCGCAAAAGAATCCAGAATTAACTTTTACTTTGTTACAGAAGAACAAAATCAGGAGATATACGCATTACTTGTCCATGTAATGGGGTATATGGACAAACTTTATTTAGTAGAAGTCATCTTCACTGTCCTCAAAGAACTCCTCATGAACGCCAACAAGGCAAATGCAAAACGCGACTACTTCTCCCGAGAAAATTTGGACATCCAAAATGCTAGTGATTATGCTAAAGGAATGTCCCGGTTCCAAGAAAACATTATCATGAAATGGAATGAACAATTGAGCCGGTTAGATGGAGGAAATTACTACATTAGTTTACTCATGAAAGTTGAGGGAAAATCCATTCACTTTGCGGTGGAAAACAACGCACCCATCACCAAAGAAGAGTTAGCACGCGTTAACCGGAGAATCGAAGTCGCAAAGAACTACAATGACCTATCTGATGCCTTTACTGATGTATCAGATAGTACAGAATCCGCCGGTTTAGGACTAGTACTCATACAACTCCTTCTAAAAAATTCAGGAATTGGATCTGAAAAATTTAAAATCTTTACCAACGACAAGATAACACGCGCTACCTTGTCTGTACCAGAAGTGACAACTCCTGTAGAAATCCAAACAGACCTAAAAACAAAACTTCTAAATGAAATTGATGGATTACCTCCCTTACCACATTCACTTACAAAAATCATTCAACTTTGTAACAATCCCGATTCTGACTTACATATGATTTCTCAGGAAATCGAAAGAAACCCAGCTCTTTCCGCCGATCTTTTAAAACTATCCAACTCTGCTTTTTTTGCGAATCGAAGCCAAGTCAGTTCCATCTTACAAGCGGTCAAAGTTGTTGGTCTAAAAAATTTACGAAACCTACTCTATGTTTCAGGAGTCCGTAAAATTATGGATGGCCAGTACGGAAAGATGATGGATGTTTGGGATCATTCCAGTCGATGCAGTTATTACGCGCGTTACTTGGCAACAGAAAACAATCATACAAACAAAATTGCCGATATCATTGCCGTCAGTGCTTTGTTACACGACATCGGAAAGTTTCTTTTGCTTTCCGTGGACCGAGGTTTTTTCAAAAAAATTGAAACCTACCAAAGAGGAGTTGATTCCGGAAACTCAACTCTATTAGAAGAGATGGCCATTGGACTTAGCCACCCACAACTCGGTGCCCTTCTTGCAGAAAAATGGGAATTTCCTCTCGACCTTCGTGTCGCCATCGAATACCATCACAAACCATTTTTAGCTCCTGCCGAACTACGGGACCTAGTGGAAGTTATCTACATGGCAAATATGATGGCAGATTATCACGAACAGAAAAAAGGGTTTTATGCCATTGACAAAATCCTACTCGCAAAATTTAATTTAGATAATATCGATGTGTTCTCTGCTGCAGTGAATAAAATCGAACTTCTATTTAAAAAATCAAATGAGTGA
- the secA gene encoding preprotein translocase subunit SecA: protein MFQKILTILFGSKYERDLKRLNPIVEAINSFEPTIKAMDDETLSQQTTRFKERLAAGETLDDILPEAFATVREVSYRTLGMRHFDVQMMGGISLHWGNISEMKTGEGKTLTSTLPIYLNSLSGDGVHVVTVNDYLAKRDANWMRPVFEFLKVSVGVIQHDMDHEERKLAYDSDITYGTNNEFGFDYLRDNMVSYKEHRVQRQHNFAIVDEVDSILIDEARTPLIISGPAEESTDKYLKVNKIIPKLIEGEDYEIDEKAKNVILSEAGVHHVEELLGVENLYHSENIELVHHVQQALKAHKIFFKDKDYVVQGGEVIIVDEFTGRLMKGRRYSDGLHQSLEAKEGVTIARESQTLASITFQNYFRIYKKLAGMTGTADTEAEEFKKIYNLDVIVIPSNLKIQRQDMADRVYKTEREKFDAVVKDIQEKVSRKQPVLVGTISIEKSEVLSKLLTSHGISHNVLNAKQHERESEIVANAGRPGAITIATNMAGRGTDIVLGGAPKYKEDLEKLDERCDSLGIKTKAELEVVYSFRENLIKQKFEEAESKISEIRNDNIKKDCEKILSEAKKWKVDHDFVIGAGGLHIIGSERHESRRIDNQLRGRSGRQGDPGSSRFYLSLQDDLMRIFGSDRIARIMDTLKMPEGQELEHSMVSNAIARAQKRVEGHNFDIRKHLLEYDDVMNRQRIYIYGIRNELLDKGNMSRTIVDFFDEVVENQVILYCEGSNVDAWEVDSLNEWIQSLGITETIDPKQFKKESNPQLKVFEVLSKLVKELYESKVSSIGEEVWRSIERNVFLDILDHRWKEHLYAMDHLKEGIWTVGYGEKNPLIEYKLQGFKMFDQLVENLKNEVVSFLLKIEVTDSDRNQDESSPKEYKKIGEEQRAEVDMFGNEVKSNKSKPQVSSTTSSGGGSERKSSRRKK, encoded by the coding sequence ATGTTTCAAAAAATATTAACAATTTTATTCGGCAGTAAATACGAGAGGGATTTAAAAAGACTAAACCCAATTGTAGAAGCAATCAATTCTTTTGAGCCAACAATCAAAGCAATGGATGATGAAACTTTGTCACAACAAACAACAAGGTTCAAAGAAAGGTTGGCGGCAGGAGAAACTTTAGATGATATTCTGCCTGAGGCATTTGCGACAGTTCGAGAAGTTTCTTATCGAACATTGGGTATGCGCCATTTTGATGTACAGATGATGGGTGGTATTTCTTTGCATTGGGGAAATATCTCCGAGATGAAAACGGGAGAAGGTAAAACTCTTACTTCAACTCTACCGATTTATCTTAACTCACTTTCAGGCGATGGGGTTCATGTTGTTACAGTAAATGATTATTTAGCAAAGCGGGATGCCAATTGGATGCGTCCTGTTTTTGAGTTTTTGAAAGTATCTGTTGGTGTCATCCAACATGACATGGACCATGAAGAAAGAAAGTTAGCATATGATTCTGATATCACTTATGGAACCAATAATGAATTCGGTTTTGATTATTTGCGTGATAACATGGTGAGTTACAAAGAACACCGTGTACAAAGACAACATAACTTTGCTATTGTGGATGAGGTGGATTCGATTCTAATTGACGAAGCTAGAACTCCATTGATTATTTCTGGCCCTGCGGAAGAATCTACAGATAAATATCTCAAAGTAAATAAAATTATCCCCAAACTTATCGAAGGTGAGGACTATGAAATCGATGAAAAGGCAAAAAACGTCATTTTATCGGAAGCTGGTGTTCATCACGTCGAAGAGTTATTAGGCGTTGAAAATTTATATCATTCAGAAAATATTGAATTGGTTCATCACGTTCAACAAGCATTGAAAGCACACAAAATATTCTTCAAAGATAAGGATTATGTTGTGCAAGGTGGTGAAGTCATCATCGTTGATGAGTTTACCGGTCGATTGATGAAAGGGCGTAGATACTCAGATGGACTACACCAGTCTTTAGAGGCAAAAGAAGGTGTAACAATTGCTCGTGAGTCTCAGACCTTGGCTTCTATTACCTTCCAAAATTATTTCCGTATCTATAAGAAGTTAGCCGGTATGACAGGAACTGCAGATACGGAAGCGGAAGAATTTAAAAAAATCTATAATTTAGATGTAATTGTAATTCCTTCCAATTTAAAGATCCAGCGACAAGACATGGCTGATCGTGTTTATAAAACGGAACGTGAAAAGTTCGATGCTGTTGTAAAAGATATCCAAGAAAAAGTCTCTCGAAAACAACCAGTGCTTGTGGGAACCATCTCAATTGAAAAGTCTGAGGTTCTTTCTAAACTTCTCACATCACATGGAATCTCACATAACGTATTAAACGCAAAACAACACGAACGAGAATCGGAAATTGTTGCTAATGCTGGACGCCCAGGCGCCATTACGATTGCTACAAACATGGCTGGTCGTGGAACGGATATCGTGTTAGGCGGTGCGCCTAAATACAAAGAGGATTTGGAAAAATTAGATGAACGTTGTGATTCTTTAGGGATTAAAACAAAAGCGGAACTGGAAGTTGTCTATAGCTTTCGCGAAAATTTAATCAAACAAAAGTTTGAAGAAGCAGAATCTAAGATTTCCGAAATCAGAAATGATAACATTAAAAAAGATTGTGAAAAGATTTTATCTGAAGCCAAAAAATGGAAAGTAGATCATGACTTTGTGATTGGTGCTGGTGGATTACACATCATCGGATCTGAACGACATGAATCACGTCGGATTGATAATCAGCTCAGAGGACGATCTGGTAGACAAGGAGATCCTGGATCTTCTAGGTTTTATTTATCCTTACAAGATGATCTGATGCGAATTTTTGGATCTGATCGAATCGCACGTATTATGGATACACTTAAGATGCCAGAGGGCCAAGAGTTGGAACATAGTATGGTTTCCAATGCAATTGCTCGTGCACAAAAACGTGTAGAAGGCCATAACTTTGATATCAGAAAACACTTGTTAGAGTATGATGATGTGATGAATCGTCAGAGGATTTATATCTATGGAATTCGTAACGAACTTTTGGATAAAGGGAATATGTCCCGAACCATTGTTGATTTCTTTGATGAAGTTGTTGAAAACCAAGTTATACTATATTGTGAAGGAAGCAATGTAGATGCTTGGGAAGTTGACTCCCTTAACGAGTGGATTCAAAGTTTAGGAATTACAGAAACAATTGATCCAAAACAGTTTAAAAAGGAATCGAACCCACAACTCAAAGTGTTTGAGGTTTTATCAAAGTTAGTAAAAGAACTATACGAGTCCAAAGTGTCTTCGATTGGAGAAGAAGTCTGGCGATCAATTGAAAGAAATGTATTTTTAGACATTTTAGATCACCGCTGGAAAGAACATCTCTATGCGATGGACCATTTAAAAGAAGGGATTTGGACTGTAGGATACGGTGAAAAAAATCCTTTGATTGAATACAAACTACAAGGTTTTAAGATGTTTGATCAATTGGTTGAAAATCTTAAAAATGAGGTAGTTTCCTTTTTATTAAAAATTGAAGTAACTGATTCTGACCGTAACCAGGACGAATCTTCCCCGAAAGAATACAAAAAAATTGGAGAGGAACAGAGGGCTGAGGTGGATATGTTTGGAAATGAAGTTAAATCTAATAAATCCAAACCACAAGTTTCTTCTACAACTAGTTCCGGTGGTGGCTCTGAAAGAAAGTCGAGTCGTAGAAAGAAATAA
- a CDS encoding TlpA family protein disulfide reductase: MKASLILIVSLCLISCAPAKSSYFGEESWSGLTVSGAEISFSKLEKEEIALNVYSPDCVPCWKEIPALNLLHAEIESRFPTKALYMVVDPYQIVPDVTEERPFGEVYQLAKIRMETEVKNRKIQVPIVFMKPPFHVKEGGLITGTPETMLFVTKPMRLYYNFLGSISEQTSVDVIRKEAKFNFFRYQFGMESL, from the coding sequence ATGAAAGCCTCCCTCATTTTAATTGTTAGTTTATGTCTCATTAGCTGTGCCCCAGCAAAATCTTCTTATTTCGGTGAGGAGTCTTGGTCGGGACTTACGGTGAGTGGTGCCGAAATTTCGTTTTCTAAACTGGAAAAAGAGGAAATAGCCCTCAATGTTTACTCGCCTGACTGTGTTCCTTGTTGGAAAGAGATACCGGCCCTCAACTTACTCCATGCAGAAATTGAAAGTCGGTTCCCTACCAAAGCATTATACATGGTGGTTGATCCATACCAGATTGTTCCTGACGTGACCGAAGAACGTCCGTTTGGTGAAGTGTACCAGTTGGCGAAAATAAGAATGGAAACAGAAGTCAAAAATCGAAAGATACAAGTTCCTATTGTTTTTATGAAACCTCCATTTCATGTGAAGGAGGGTGGGCTTATCACTGGAACTCCTGAGACAATGTTGTTTGTCACAAAACCAATGAGGTTGTATTATAATTTTTTGGGTTCGATTTCGGAACAAACCTCGGTCGATGTCATTCGAAAAGAAGCTAAGTTCAATTTTTTTCGTTATCAATTTGGAATGGAATCATTATGA
- a CDS encoding LIC_13355 family lipoprotein: MQTYFYNIYKIFSMLFIVTFLFTCSPETKNNQNEILALLAAAEISNNSKTNCPPKNLPQGIPMANTVVSANSTVSGFSDPSKAINGICGGGELSGSLDVYALNLTGAGATLVLSWGGKTVKNVSGIDFVVYENPFRVSESSDRYAFDPMVVQVSYDGINYCGFDLSGFNSSAADSNKISSWPGFAGLRPVLYNMSSNLLTLDQLFTSTGSGFLFGGGDGFNIDDLISNASCDSTALNQIKTLGFKYIKMTSASAVTNPNTGSGYVYPHSYTNGSDIDGVVAKSVE, from the coding sequence ATGCAAACATATTTTTACAATATTTATAAGATCTTTTCCATGTTGTTTATAGTTACTTTTTTATTTACTTGTTCACCAGAAACAAAAAATAACCAAAACGAAATATTAGCCCTATTAGCTGCTGCTGAAATTTCCAATAACTCAAAGACAAATTGTCCGCCAAAGAATCTGCCGCAAGGAATTCCAATGGCCAATACAGTTGTATCCGCAAATTCCACAGTAAGTGGATTCAGTGATCCATCAAAAGCTATCAATGGAATTTGTGGCGGTGGAGAACTTTCAGGTTCTTTGGATGTATACGCACTAAACCTAACGGGTGCAGGTGCCACACTGGTCTTATCTTGGGGAGGAAAAACTGTAAAAAATGTATCTGGAATCGACTTTGTAGTTTATGAAAATCCATTCCGCGTCAGTGAGAGTAGCGATCGTTATGCATTTGATCCAATGGTTGTGCAAGTATCATACGATGGTATTAATTATTGCGGATTTGATCTTAGTGGATTTAATTCTTCGGCAGCAGATAGCAACAAAATTTCTTCCTGGCCAGGATTTGCCGGACTTAGACCCGTTCTTTATAATATGAGTTCTAACCTTCTTACACTAGATCAACTGTTTACCTCCACTGGTAGTGGCTTCCTGTTCGGTGGTGGAGACGGATTTAACATTGATGATTTAATTTCAAATGCATCCTGCGATAGTACTGCCCTAAATCAAATTAAAACTTTAGGATTTAAATATATTAAAATGACCTCGGCTTCAGCAGTAACAAATCCAAATACTGGTTCAGGTTATGTGTATCCTCATTCGTATACAAATGGTTCAGACATTGATGGAGTAGTTGCAAAATCAGTTGAATGA
- a CDS encoding DNA primase: MSQSQKEDFDIVSLIELCREKKYETCVAGFSTIDKIEKITLPKKLKNRKLTVQALYALTNDMVQWKYLSSEEKALLQAEKDKLAGVTSTAGTSFAPHAEEDIEEDFIPEEEARKPELDDGYENEFGDEAEEEEEEDEDDDDFDDDSDEDDDDSDEDEED, encoded by the coding sequence ATGAGCCAATCGCAAAAAGAAGACTTCGATATCGTATCCTTAATAGAACTTTGCCGGGAAAAAAAATACGAAACTTGCGTGGCCGGTTTCAGTACGATCGATAAAATTGAAAAGATCACTCTCCCTAAAAAGTTAAAAAACCGTAAATTGACGGTTCAAGCATTATACGCGCTTACAAATGATATGGTTCAGTGGAAATATCTTTCCTCTGAAGAAAAAGCTCTTCTCCAAGCTGAAAAAGACAAACTGGCAGGAGTTACCTCAACGGCCGGGACTTCTTTTGCTCCTCACGCAGAAGAGGATATCGAAGAAGATTTCATCCCAGAAGAAGAAGCTCGTAAACCAGAACTTGATGACGGATACGAAAATGAGTTTGGAGATGAAGCAGAGGAAGAAGAAGAAGAAGACGAAGACGATGATGATTTCGACGACGATTCTGATGAAGATGATGATGATTCAGACGAGGATGAAGAGGACTAA
- a CDS encoding ABC transporter ATP-binding protein, whose translation MSEVIRFDSVSFIRTDKKILDNVNFSLNQGDSLAIIGRNGAGKTTLINLLFGYSWPTTGSISAFGETYGETPMAPLQNRIGMVQPGHQETLLQRLTTFEMVLTGVIGTLGLYKEPTKEQEQIAESLLASTNLSHKKQQIYSTLSSGEKMKVLLLRAFGVGKEILVLDEPTATLDITARTDFGKSLSQLKMGSPLLTRILITHRIEEIPEDFSKILLLKEGKVISFGEKAEVLTDQNLSNLYDLDLQVNVKKGQYSVTVLS comes from the coding sequence ATGAGTGAAGTGATTCGTTTTGATTCTGTTTCGTTTATAAGAACTGACAAAAAGATTTTAGACAATGTAAATTTTTCCTTAAACCAAGGTGATTCTCTTGCCATCATTGGAAGAAATGGCGCAGGTAAAACAACACTCATCAATTTACTGTTTGGTTATTCTTGGCCCACTACTGGTTCCATTTCTGCCTTTGGAGAAACTTATGGGGAAACTCCGATGGCTCCTTTACAAAATCGAATTGGAATGGTGCAACCAGGCCACCAAGAAACCTTACTACAAAGACTTACAACATTTGAAATGGTTTTAACTGGGGTCATTGGAACTCTTGGCCTCTATAAAGAACCAACAAAAGAACAAGAACAGATCGCCGAATCATTGTTAGCCTCAACAAACCTAAGCCATAAAAAACAACAGATTTATTCCACTCTCTCTTCCGGGGAAAAAATGAAAGTTCTATTGTTACGAGCTTTTGGAGTAGGAAAAGAAATTTTGGTTTTAGATGAACCAACTGCCACCTTAGACATTACAGCAAGAACCGATTTTGGAAAATCCTTATCTCAGTTAAAGATGGGAAGTCCGTTACTAACAAGGATTCTCATCACACATCGAATCGAAGAAATCCCCGAAGACTTTTCTAAAATACTTTTATTAAAAGAAGGAAAGGTCATTAGTTTTGGGGAAAAAGCTGAAGTTTTAACAGATCAAAACTTATCTAATTTGTATGATCTAGACTTACAAGTGAACGTAAAAAAAGGACAGTATTCCGTTACTGTCCTTTCATAA
- a CDS encoding cytochrome-c peroxidase produces the protein MYATELQKIAREQIGILPNTTPGSEEDTIAKIALGNKIFRDNKLSSNHVQSCITCHPLDGNAAGMDRQATSRGTFGQIGKRNTPSILNVGYLPMIFWDGRRDSLYNQAIDPFLNPIEMSLPSEAELLTRIQNDISYTAFFANAFPESPNPSIHSVRLTLAAFERSLISKSKFDDFLENNVLALNNSELDGLKLFLDVGCTNCHSKSLLGGSQFAKLDSVYSYNISDLGRAEFTGKPEDEFFFKVPPLRNVALTAPYFHDGSVTTLKEAVRRMNEYNLNRKINESEIEMITNFLKSLSDKTKVK, from the coding sequence TTGTATGCTACCGAATTACAAAAAATTGCCAGAGAACAAATTGGTATTTTACCAAACACCACTCCTGGATCAGAGGAAGACACAATTGCAAAAATTGCTTTAGGTAACAAAATTTTTAGAGACAATAAACTTTCCTCAAATCACGTTCAGTCCTGTATTACCTGTCACCCGTTAGATGGAAATGCAGCAGGTATGGACCGCCAAGCCACTTCGCGTGGAACCTTTGGACAAATTGGAAAAAGAAATACGCCATCGATATTGAATGTTGGATATTTACCAATGATTTTCTGGGATGGAAGAAGAGACTCATTATATAATCAAGCAATCGATCCCTTTTTAAATCCAATTGAAATGTCTTTACCTTCAGAAGCAGAACTACTGACAAGAATTCAAAATGATATAAGTTATACTGCTTTTTTTGCAAATGCTTTTCCTGAATCACCAAATCCTAGCATTCATTCTGTTCGCCTAACATTAGCAGCATTTGAGAGATCACTTATTTCTAAATCCAAGTTCGATGATTTTCTTGAAAATAATGTACTGGCACTCAATAATTCTGAATTAGATGGATTAAAATTATTTCTGGATGTTGGTTGTACCAATTGCCACAGTAAAAGCTTGCTTGGTGGTTCACAATTTGCAAAATTAGATTCAGTTTATTCTTATAATATTAGTGATTTAGGAAGAGCCGAATTTACCGGAAAACCTGAAGATGAGTTTTTTTTCAAAGTTCCTCCACTTCGAAACGTAGCCCTAACTGCACCCTATTTTCATGATGGCAGCGTAACAACACTAAAAGAAGCAGTTAGGAGAATGAACGAATATAATTTGAACCGAAAAATAAACGAATCTGAAATTGAAATGATTACAAACTTTCTTAAATCCTTATCTGATAAAACTAAGGTAAAGTAA